The proteins below are encoded in one region of Mesoplasma melaleucae:
- a CDS encoding ComEC/Rec2 family competence protein → MGDAERQTETYLLNQLDFLYIIGLKKVNILQIGHHGSKTSTSIEFIKFINPDIALISGENEGGNKKFLHQETLNTLDKLQIKYYITNGINNYFVMFKNLNIIKK, encoded by the coding sequence ATGGGAGATGCTGAAAGACAAACAGAAACCTATTTACTTAATCAATTAGATTTTTTATATATCATTGGTTTGAAAAAGGTTAACATCTTACAAATTGGCCATCATGGAAGCAAAACAAGCACAAGTATAGAATTCATAAAATTTATAAATCCCGATATTGCTTTAATTAGTGGTGAAAATGAAGGTGGAAATAAAAAATTTCTACATCAAGAAACGTTAAATACGTTAGATAAGTTGCAAATAAAATATTACATTACTAATGGAATCAACAATTATTTTGTAATGTTTAAAAATTTAAATATCATAAAAAAATAA